The genomic window TGGCATATGTCATTAGTTTGAAGGGAGATAAAGAATGTTATTCTAATGAATGAACGTTTGCGGGTTGCTGTGAAGCCCGTTTAACGCTTCATCAATTGAATCTTCAAAATTTGCATATGAAGAGCTGGGTATTTTTTAGCTAACCCTGATATTACACATTATTGACTGGAGATAATTTTGGTTTGGGAGCCATTCTAGCTGTATTTTGTGTGCTTTATGCTAAAAATTTAGGAGATCCTACTTCTTTGTTTCCATGAGTGGGTTTATAGtagaattctttttattgttgcttGATACAGATGAACATGAGTCCGAGATCAGTTTGGTTAGAGTCACTTTTGATAAACAGAACATGAGAAATGGTCGTTTCTTAATATCATCTTGATGAGAGAAGTTTTAAAGATCTATTTTATAAGCAGGTTTAAACACTTTGGGATGTCATGATGTATTGCATTGATAACAAACTGGCAAATTTTCATCTCTCGTTGCAGTAAACTCCATGAATTGAAATGTGTCAGTATCGACCATGGGAAGATGATTCAGCACAAATTGAAGATTATGAACAACGTACTAGAAATAACACAGCGCATGTAGATACAAGGTTGGAGGCTCGGGTAGCTTTATTGGAGGCACGGATGGCAAATGTTGAGGCTCGAGTGGAAAGACTTGAGGCGAAGATGTTCTTTTTGCAAAAGGGAATGCGTGTAGTGTGTGCTTTGTTTTTGGTCACTCTTGCATATGCTGTATGTAAATGAATGCTGGAGATGACTCATTAGTCTCAGGCTTGTATCTGCGCTGCTCTTAATGAGATACACTGGAAAATGTGTTCCATAAAATGAAGAATATTTGTGCCCACATAAAGGCGGAAAGATGACTATATATACAAATACCTAATGTCCACTAGAGTAGAAGATAGCCCGCAGGGACGACTAAGTTATGGGACCTGGTATTTGTTAATGTATCTGCTTATTACGGTTTGTCTGAATGGCAATTACCAATTATGATGCTAGATTGTTATCTTCCTTTAGGTTATGAGGATGTGATTATATTCTGCAAATTCACATCTTCACAAGCTGACATGCTACTATGCTAGTTATGCTAGCTATTTGTTCTGAGCAAGGTGCTGGAATGATCAGTTACCATCTACTGCAGGAGAACCGCAGATGGCATGCATGAAGAAATTTCTTGTTCCAAATTGCTACAAAAATTTGAAGGCTTTGGTGATCTCCTGGTGGCCAGTTTAGGTGCAAGAATGTTTTCCAATGGTTCTTAAGTTCCTTCTCTGATAAGCTACAGGTTGACAACTCACTGGAATATGGTTCTTGCTGCTAACAGAACAAGCAAGTCGATCTCCTTTATACTTTTGAGGGTTGCTCGTAGAGCGTTAGAGATCCAGCCTCAGTGTAACTCTTAACGTTCAACCTTTTCCATGCAAATGGTGTCACAGACTTGAACacgaaaagataaaaagaaccaaagaaaaaagaaaggggcTTCCGTCTGGAATCTGGATAATGATCAGATCTAGTTTCCTTATTCCAGATGTTGAAGGCTTGTTCATGATTTAACAGAtgataaattaagtttaatggCAGAAATTAAGGTTATgttctatatgatttttataaattgctttaagtatttttttttaaaaaaacttttaacttaaagaaaaactattaaGTATACTTAGttagaaataacttttaatttaaataaaaaaaattgttataaaattgagtcaaatttttaatttaattagaagttaaattttctaattttaacttATGGATTCTAACttgtactatatatatttttttaaaaaaagttttaatttatttttatcaaacatgCTTCTAACTTAAAGTGGaaactataatttaaaagtCATATCAAACGAAGGAAAAAACTAAGCCCTGGATTACAATGATGAATAAttgaaactgaaaataataGCAGAGGGATGAGAAACAGAATGTATGTTACccaatttcatcaataatgggATGAGCAGGCGGAATTTGATTATGAACATTATGCAAGGATAGCACTCCACTTGCGAACGATTGACGCTGAAACAACCTCTTCTTCATGATGTATAAAAATGGATGTTGTCCATTGAAGTCGAGATAATATAGATCACCGAAGGAGTTGCGAAACAATGTATATGCTACAGAAATTACAGAAATCAAAACGTATAGGTGTCTTTGAGGACGAAGAAGGCAATTGCAGAGATCAAAAGGTATCCATGGCTCTGAGATCAAGGGTGAAGTTATTCCAGATCTATTATCCCGAAATTGGACAGAAGAATCTTTACTTGATCAACAAAGTCTGAGCCCGTTGCATACTCTGTTAGCATCCCAACAGCAAAACCAAACATTGCCCATCTGCTCAACCAGAAATGCAAGCGGCATCAGATCACGTAGagctttaatttttcatgaaaagatATGTGAACGCATTTTCTCATTCATTTGGGAAaggagggattttttttttatttgtcagcgCAGGATAAATTACAAACAGTCTGCAGAAACCTTATGAAGGATTATGCTGGAACTCAAAACGAATAGATTACAATTTAAAGGGAAGAGCTGGTTtttgaaagggaaaaagaaaagaaacacttgcagaacaaaaatcaagaaaaactaGGGGTAAACATGAGAGTGAAGAAACATCTTTCTCGCTTCAAAAGAAGCTTTTGCAAGTCTGTGGTGCAATGGATGCGTACCACCCGCACTGCCTTGCCTTGAGCACTACTGATTGGTTAAGCATAGAAAATCACCAAGATAGTGAACATTACAGGGGTCACAACGTCGTGAGAAGCATTACCTTGAAGGAGACTATATTTAAGCACAATCTACAAAGGAAATATGTGCACCCTTTTCCTTTCAAAGGCTCCAGAACAATGGGTTTGAAATACTTTCAGTTATCTATTCAAGGAGGCATTCTTGCTAATATGATCATTCCAAGGTTCTCCTGCATAGGCTCTTATTATTTGTTCTAACTATGAAGACGACTGAAACTAATTTGGCAAGAAACTAACTACTTTTAAGCCAGTTTTAGTGGGAAGAAGCCATATCATCACTTCTCTTTTCTCTACGAACAAAGTATCATTTTGATTGGCCTAGTCGTTCAATTTCACTATTCAGGACCATGTAACCATCAACTTGGGGAAACACCCACGAATCTATCCAGTTAGATGAAGTATCCACGTAAACCCAGATAACCTAAACTTTCAAAAAATCCATATTGCACAGGGAAAActacagaaaaacaaaaacaaaacttattaCCTCCCATTAGCAATCTCATTCTTGCCAAAGAACCCAAAGAAAGGACCTTGATCTGCTTCCTCAAGCTTCTTCTGCTTAAAATATTCTTGAAGCTCCTTAGCCTTTTGTCTCTGAAACTCCAAAGTCATCACATTTTTGTCCTCCACAGCCACCTTAGCAGCTGGCTTGGGTGGTGGAGCCACTGGAGAAGACGGTGAAGAAGGAGGAACGGGCTTCAAGGGAGGCGATGGTGATGCAGGCGGGGAAGGTTCTCTAAGAGGAGGGGCCACGGGTCTCCTTACAGGCCCTTCAGCTTGAGAGCTCCTTATGGTCACAATATAAGGCTTAGTTGTTGTAGAAAACCTATAGTAAGAAGATGTCGAGGAggttgatgaagaggaagataGAGAGGAgcaagatgatgatgatgggtttGGGATTTTGATGTACGGAATTGAGGATGCCACTGACATTTTTTCCTGCTCTTCTTTCTTAATCCAAGTactaaatctctctctctctctctcactaaaTTCTTTCTCAGTAGgataattgtttctttttctgtgCAGACGtgggtttcttcttcttcttgttttttttttttttttggtttaggaGGGATTTTGTGTAAGTGAGGTGTTTTCAGAATCAGAAGACAAGAGGTGTGTGGATAAGGTGCGGCCAAGTTCGAAGGAGCGGTGACTTTGGCGCTTAGCAGCCACTCAAGCATGTGGGATGTTACCAACATGCCCCTCTTCTCTTCGCTCACCAGAAATCACTGCGTGTAAAAAAGACTCAAGTTTTTCGTTTTGACGCGATTCAAGTATAGTGGCTATGTAAACTGTGTCacggttaaatatttttaatttttataaaaaattatatatatatatatatagatttttttaatatatttttgttgttaaaaatataataaattaaaaaatttatatacatatataatcaaataaactaaGAGTTATGggtgctaataaataaataaaaaattattaataatacctaaaaacaaaacttcaaaaacTAAGAGACAAATAtacatcaagatatttaatcttgaaaaataaaatattaaattgattgaataaaaaaaaaaagaataacatgtaaggttatacatattaaaaatataatctgaaaataaatattttttttatttttaaaaatatagtttatctatataaaagataaaaacataataatagaTGAACTAGAAAAATCTCTCTAAAAATTAAacgcataacaaaaaaatcaatattatttaaaagagatcatctgaacaaaataaaaaagaggaggttttgttcatttttttatttttttagtttttaaaccaGTCACGTCACTTTATCTATTTTGAATTGCATtctttaaagttatattttcatggtAATCATGCCAACATCAGATGATGCGTTGCCTATTTTGCCTAGATTTCTACCACTGTAGTGATCGGAAAAACAAGGCTCATGTTCTTTTGACCCAAAAACCTGTTTTGCAACCCGTTTTTGAcctaaaacacctaaaaaacaccctagaaaccatgaaaactcaTTCATAgccttaaaaaacctaaaacactGCCCTAAAAACCGAACTCAAcccgaaataaaaaatcaacttaagcTCAAATATGCtttttcatgaacttttaaggtacaaaaacacctaatatgaactccccacatcaaattaaacaatttgatacaaaaatctTTCATTTTAGTAGCCTAAATCGGTGCCAACGATAAATTTCTCTCTTTACCGCCGGAATTCGGcaacccctctctctctctctctcttctcttaatcagggaccaaaaaataacaaaaataaacctcTGTACCAAAATGGAATTGGAACAATTTCGAGGGACCGCAATTGTATAATTTACATGATTGTTTAAGTTGGAGGACCAAAGTGAATGTTTTGAAACTTATGTTACGTCACCTATGTTTGTcgcatttttcattttagtcatcCTCTTCCAATCCCATCctttcataagaatttgaaatcaaGTGCTCTTTAAATAAGGACTTGATCGTCCAAAAACAAAGCttgaggaccaaactaaaaaaaaaaatttgcatagTGACAAATGTAAAGTGAAAATCTCATGCGTTTTAGTATATAAGTAAATTTTTTACtacaatttttaaatattttatcatctaaaaaaatattaaaaaaaatattttttatattttttaaatgattttaatgtgttaatattaaaaatattaaaaaaaaattattttaaagtattttcaattgaaaagcaCTTGACTCTACAATATCAAATAGACATGTAAGCGAGGAAGCCAAATTTGAAGAAATCTGGTCCAAATTCAGACAATCACTAAATATTACAAAAGCCTAAAACATGTGAGAAAAGTACTATTATACTTATGTCTTGATTTATCATGGATTATAATAGTGAATTGATGGTTTTGCCCtcgaaataaaattaattgaactaTCTATAGGGggtaaaataatcttttcacGAGGTTCATTTTTCATTCTATGTTCGTCAAAGGACAACTCGTTCTTTTCTCAATTTTGTTTGCAttgtaaattcaaaattttcaaggTATGGCTTCAAGGGATTTTGCGTAATTTCATAAAGGTTTTTTCATAGTAATTATTTGGTCATAGGAAAATgtgataatttgataaataaaatgataacaaaaaatgaaaaaatgttgTGTTGCGCGCGTCAGAGTGTCTACTGCTCTGCTGCTTTCAAGCAACACATGTAGCTTACTCTAGTAGTGAAAAACTTCCTTCCACCATGTCAATAGACTCCTAACGGtgttcttttcttcaaaagatgaAGTGTGTTGATTGTTGTCGtcgataatattttttctttctctctccttccttGAAATTCGCGTTGGCCATTTGAAATTTCAGGGTAATCCCCTTAGTTGTGTGTATTTGAGTGtcggtccttatttttttaatttgtaattttaatccTTGATCCTTTCGtaggtttttgattttttttaatttcaccattcaatttaaatttattattttttcattaaattttagtcgtgattctttttttttcttttttttttcgtgctTCTTTtgtaaacttttgatttttttttcaatttcatcatttgataaaaaaaaacttagtttgttaattttttttaatttagttctcgTTCTATTGgtggtttcttcttttaattattttgtgaatttagattttctattaaatttaacccttcaatccaaaattattcatcatcttattttttttaaaaaaaatttgatcattattcttttaattgctatttttttcctcttggatcattttgtataatttttttttcaattttattattttgaaattttattcatTGAAAATTGGGTTTCGTGGTTTTTTTCAGGTTTGATGTTTATGTTCAAATGGCTTGGAACACGGGTTTTATACACTAACACGGGTTGACAccttttttttggaattttttttacctcattATTCGacatagatttttttagaaaataggctttgtggttttctttgttttttttttctatcaagttatctcgatctcataacTTGGCCTGTGGggttgacaggttaacccgggttggcTCACACCTTTTTTATGGCTTTTAAttactctttcttcttttgaatccttttgtgtggttgaatttttattttattttatctgtcaatatttgatttgttgagaattaaactttataattttttaatatttgatgctTCCGGTCAAATGGCTTGAGTCATGAGTTTTATAAGCTaacaatgacttttttttaaaaaaaaagactttcgtgatttttttcattttcctttctattAAGTTACCCGATAGCATAACTTGATAGGTGGGACCAAGGTtggttaaagctttttttttacttataattgctaaaaaagttcttttcttttgtatgattgattttttttttcttttcaattctattattcaacatttgattaattaaaaattcgactttgatgtttttcaaatttgtgcTTCTAATCAAATGACTTTGGTCACaaatttaataggttaacacaagttgacattattttttaggtttttttttggaattgaaCTTTTTGATTGAGCCCGTCTAAGATCACACATGTTATGATTTTGGAAGATTAAATTAGAGGGttgtctttttatattattaaattattcgaACTTATTAAATATAGTAGATTCCATGACCTGggtcttgaatttcttttgcttctttagAAATCTTTGCCTTAACTTTGTCCTACATATGtccaaaaaaatttagcatGGCTCACATTGTTGTGCCGACCACCGATATactcgagtcatttttttttttttagcttttaatatttaattcattataaatagaatttttaatttatttcaatatagGTTCATAGCTTTATCACAATCTGAGATAATTACCTCACAATCTAAGGTTATCATTGTTGACACAAATCGGTATAATATGttggtataaatattttttaaaaaaatatattgttcaaaatatcataattaaagtGTTTTAATAAAAGTGTTTCAACTTATGCATCAACTTTTTtaggctggaaaaaaaaaaagacaacaacaaCTAGCACAAGCTAGAAAGCTAGCACGTACCAGAGATTGACCGGCAAACGTGACTAAAACCTTGAATAAATTGAACTACCAAATTATTGTATTCTCTTCTCATGCCTTAATCTGGCCACACAGTAATTCCTTTCGGGTTGTTCTCAGAGCGCTTAAATCTATCCtcgaaataaatagaaaaagagagaaacagtTCAACTTGGTTTCGTATTGCTGTGATTCCTGGAAAAGCTTTCTCGCTAGTCTGAGGACTGAATAAAAATGGTAAAGGTGAATAATATCACAAAATGGGAGCATACAAGCTAATCCATCAAACTACCAATAAATGGCCAAAAATAATATGAGACATTAATTGAGAAAACAATGGGCAGGGCAATCACAAGTAACAAGAATAAGGTGATAAAACAGCGTGAAGATTAGAGTAACAAAATTGAAATCCTCATCAATTGAATATAGGCACAAATGATCAGAGTCCAACAGGCGTGGCCAGATATAGAACTTCTCACTAATTGGCTATGGATGCGTGGCCAGATGCAGAACTCCTTGCTATGGTAGCATTTCATATGCACTCAATTACTCTTCTTCTTTAACAAAAATCAGTTGATCCAGGGAGAAAGCAGATGACCTCTGTTAGTAGTAGCAAATTCAAGGGATGTACCAGGCATCTTGAGAAAACTTGGGCGCCGTCAAAACTCTGGTAATTGATCACATAATCACACATGAACAACTTCTTTCATTTCCATTCTCAAATTCATCATCTGATCCACCTGTTTCACTGTCATGGATCAAGTTTACGAATCAGCAAAATTGCCATGATGAATATTAACCAGATAGAAAGGGAACCTAAATGAGATACGAGTTAGATAAGAAAGTCTGGATGAAGAAAGCTGTGCTTCTGCATAATGCATAACAAAATGCTACCAAAAATCTTTATACAAAACAAGTGGACTCCTACACACTTTAGGACCAGAAATTATAGAAACCATGTCACGTAGGAAACCAACTTGCTGACTCCAATGGTACCCAACATTCATAGCTTTCTTCAATCGTCGCATATGCATATGGCAGGGGCTGTTGTAGATGCAGGACATGGATGCCCAAATCATAGACCAATAATACTTGGAACATAATGCCTCTCCAATATGGAAATAGCAATCAGAAGACCCATCAAACACACTTCAGTTGTGTAGATGGAAGCAAGcaacaaacaaaataacatcTATAGACACACTTCAAACAGTGGTCAGACTGACAGAAGATCCAGTATAACCAATCCAAGACAGCAGTAGAAGAACAGAACCAGTGCCAAAATAGGAAAGAGGGCTTGAGGCCACGTTGCTATTTCAGGCTGTTAATTCTGAGAGTTGCCATTTGCAAATGGCAAACATGCACCATGGTCAATATAAAATTGTTGAGTATCAGAAGAGATCTATCTTTTGGCAAGTCTCAGAGAGATGCATGCAATAAATATATCACCGACATTTCACTTCAAGCCTTCAGCTAGTTTGATCATATACATGGAAAGGAAATGGTTTGATCAAACAAAGCTGAATTACATAAAGGAATGTACAATGAGAAGTGACAATGTGCATGGAAACAGAGTGGAATGCAAATGTACATGAATTAGCAAAGAACTgtgaacaaaaacaatataaagaaaCTCAAAACCACCAGTGAAAGAAGACCACGCTACAAATAACACAATTCATGATAAGGAAATGAGAAGAACTGatgtaaacaaaaagaaaagattccCTGCCCTCACTTTTGAGAGTCTGCTCTGGAACAAGGACACAAAACCTAATCCATCATAGCAACGGTCAATCACAGTCATAAATCCTCAGTGTTTTACTCAGTTTCAACATCTCCAAAGACATCCCATCCTTTTATCACTTGAGCTAAGGCTCAAGTTGAATGCTCATATTATCATATAGATCACTTAACCTCCACTTGTTAGTACGAGATTGGCCAAACTTGctgaaagttttatttgtttccttATCAGGcaatctaaatataattatcacTTTTTAAGATTGCGAGTAACCTGATCTTCTTAAGACTTCTGATATGGACGAGTCATACAAAATGACTCAAAAATAAACATCTCATGTTAGTATTCAAACTGAAAGACAATCAACCCATTAAAGCTCATGAGAAGCAGGGTCCATGTTTAGCAATATGGGAAATCAGAACTTGTGCAGATGTAACTTGGAAATTCAAAAAGACAGTGGTACCCCCTAGAGGTACATATAACGGAGGCTTATGCCACATGGACAAGAGCACACATTAAACAAATTCCAGAAGAGGTTTTGCCTTGATATGCTTGAAACATGAATTAAACTCAATGCAGATCTCATAACATCAAAGTTTAGATCAAGACAAGGTACCCCCATACCTTGGTTCAAATTCCCTAATTTCAGCAAGCTCACTCCCACAAACATCGGTCCACTGCACTTTTCTCCTTTCTGTATGACCAGGGATATCACTACCTTTGTCATTCAATGGCTCGCTCTGATTAGCATCCTCAACAGGGACTGGAATACTTTTTGATGTCTTCTTCAAACTACTCCTAAGAGTAACTTTTATTGCATTATTATCACCTTCGAGTTCAGTTGTAAGATCTTTTCCCTTGTCAGCAACAAGAGGATCTGGCAAGACATCCTTCTGTTGGGCAGGGCCTACTTTGAGAGGTGATGGGGATTCAAGTCCTGCGGAAGCGCGACCAAAGCAGACAAAAGAAGCGCAGCCGCGGGAAAGCCGGTTCTTCAAGGAAGCCAGCTGGAGGTCAAAGTCAGGTTCTTGGTCCACCAACTGGTACTGATTCCACGGCGTAACTCTCATGGGTTTGTCTTCGTGCTTCTGACCCAAGAGAAGAAGGGTCAAGCCCTTGCTATACCCAGAAGCCGAAGAAGAGAAGAACCCTCCTCCTTCCACTGCCAATAACATTAGTTCTGATCATCTGGGCATCAACATATATTTTCTGTGTCGCTCCCCACAACGCCCCCTTGCTACTAACAAAGACACCAGCCCTTCATAGAGCAATTATTTCATGGTCAGATAGGTTGCCATCAAAACAccacaaaaaatcaaatattaacaaaaacaaaaacagccaTATGTTAGTGATTATGAAAATGAGAATTGTGCAAATTATATTCGTTTCCGACCAATGAATGGTTAGATTTATCACGGTGATCTACAAACTTTAAATCCCAGAACCacacacgaaaaaaaaaacaaaaaaagctatCCAAAAGTGGCAAAGAAAATGGCATTAATATAAAGAGTTAGATCGCCAACATCAGCAATCTGATCAAAGATACAACAGCCCATTTAATACAAAGTCATCTAACAAACATGGTCAATCCCAATTttgaccattaaaaaaaaaaaacaggtatcGATCATGagatgcttaaaaaaaaaatgacttgaacgCATCCCAAACAGGATTCAACTGTTCAACGAGAGAAAGATGGCTGGCATGCATcaattcactttttaaaaaaaaaaaaaaaaagcagagggGAAAACAAGAGCAATTCAGCTGCTAATTTTACTCCCTTTTGGTTGTCACAAAGTGGATAtttcctttctctttatttctcgGGAACCAAACAGAAAATCTTTTGAGTACCTGATAGCGACGCGATAGATCTACGAGAGAATCTGGAGGACTAAAACGGCGGCGCCGGCATGTCGGATCCAATAAATCGGCGAGGAATTTGAGAATAGTGTAGACAGCaagtaaataaaatgagaaatgtaGTTATTAGTGagtggaaaataaattgaaatagaagaaaaagaaaagaa from Populus trichocarpa isolate Nisqually-1 chromosome 5, P.trichocarpa_v4.1, whole genome shotgun sequence includes these protein-coding regions:
- the LOC7492481 gene encoding uncharacterized protein LOC7492481, whose translation is MLLAVEGGGFFSSSASGYSKGLTLLLLGQKHEDKPMRVTPWNQYQLVDQEPDFDLQLASLKNRLSRGCASFVCFGRASAGLESPSPLKVGPAQQKDVLPDPLVADKGKDLTTELEGDNNAIKVTLRSSLKKTSKSIPVPVEDANQSEPLNDKGSDIPGHTERRKVQWTDVCGSELAEIREFEPSETGGSDDEFENGNERSCSCVIM
- the LOC7469244 gene encoding light-harvesting complex-like protein OHP2, chloroplastic, translating into MSVASSIPYIKIPNPSSSSCSSLSSSSSTSSTSSYYRFSTTTKPYIVTIRSSQAEGPVRRPVAPPLREPSPPASPSPPLKPVPPSSPSSPVAPPPKPAAKVAVEDKNVMTLEFQRQKAKELQEYFKQKKLEEADQGPFFGFFGKNEIANGRWAMFGFAVGMLTEYATGSDFVDQVKILLSNFGIIDLE